The following proteins are co-located in the Mobula birostris isolate sMobBir1 chromosome 26, sMobBir1.hap1, whole genome shotgun sequence genome:
- the tnfaip8l1 gene encoding tumor necrosis factor alpha-induced protein 8-like protein 1 isoform X2 translates to MDVFNTKSLAMQAQKKLLGKMANKSVANIFIDDTSSDVLDELYQVTKEYTKNKKEAQKVIKNLIKVVIKLGVLYRNNQFNAEELVLVEKFRKKVHQLAMTAVSFYQIDFTFDRRVLAGILNECRELLHQAINRHLTSKSHGRVNHIFNHFADCEFLATLYGPTEPYRTHVQKLCEGINKMLEDESI, encoded by the coding sequence ATGGATGTCTTCAACACCAAAAGCCTAGCTATGCAGGCACAGAAGAAATTGCTGGGGAAAATGGCCAACAAAAGCGTGGCCAATATCTTCATCGATGACACGAGCAGTGACGTCCTGGATGAACTCTATCAAGTGACCAAGGAATATACTAAAAACAAGAAGGAAGCCCAGAAGGTCATCAAAAACCTGATCAAGGTGGTGATAAAACTTGGGGTTCTCTATAGGAACAACCAGTTCAATGCAGAGGAGTTGGTGCTGGTGGAGAAGTTCCGTAAGAAAGTCCACCAGTTAGCCATGACAGCCGTCAGTTTCTACCAGATTGACTTCACCTTTGACAGGCGGGTTCTGGCAGGCATCTTGAACGAGTGCAGGGAGTTGCTGCACCAAGCCATCAACCGGCACCTGACATCCAAGTCCCACGGGCGTGTCAACCACATCTTCAACCACTTTGCAGACTGTGAGTTTCTAGCAACATTGTATGGTCCCACGGAGCCCTACCGCACACACGTGCAGAAGCTTTGTGAAGGGAttaacaaaatgttggaagacgAAAGCATTTGA
- the tnfaip8l1 gene encoding tumor necrosis factor alpha-induced protein 8-like protein 1 isoform X1 — MEEEVAKETMDVFNTKSLAMQAQKKLLGKMANKSVANIFIDDTSSDVLDELYQVTKEYTKNKKEAQKVIKNLIKVVIKLGVLYRNNQFNAEELVLVEKFRKKVHQLAMTAVSFYQIDFTFDRRVLAGILNECRELLHQAINRHLTSKSHGRVNHIFNHFADCEFLATLYGPTEPYRTHVQKLCEGINKMLEDESI, encoded by the coding sequence AGACAATGGATGTCTTCAACACCAAAAGCCTAGCTATGCAGGCACAGAAGAAATTGCTGGGGAAAATGGCCAACAAAAGCGTGGCCAATATCTTCATCGATGACACGAGCAGTGACGTCCTGGATGAACTCTATCAAGTGACCAAGGAATATACTAAAAACAAGAAGGAAGCCCAGAAGGTCATCAAAAACCTGATCAAGGTGGTGATAAAACTTGGGGTTCTCTATAGGAACAACCAGTTCAATGCAGAGGAGTTGGTGCTGGTGGAGAAGTTCCGTAAGAAAGTCCACCAGTTAGCCATGACAGCCGTCAGTTTCTACCAGATTGACTTCACCTTTGACAGGCGGGTTCTGGCAGGCATCTTGAACGAGTGCAGGGAGTTGCTGCACCAAGCCATCAACCGGCACCTGACATCCAAGTCCCACGGGCGTGTCAACCACATCTTCAACCACTTTGCAGACTGTGAGTTTCTAGCAACATTGTATGGTCCCACGGAGCCCTACCGCACACACGTGCAGAAGCTTTGTGAAGGGAttaacaaaatgttggaagacgAAAGCATTTGA